A section of the Candidatus Dormiibacterota bacterium genome encodes:
- a CDS encoding tetratricopeptide repeat protein, translating to MILIDTAHARSMVVALLCAVSSGCARDERGTGPTAPGAHPSETLQSLLSRAETAFQDGDYAEAVVPYEQAARIDPDESRITASLGICYVNLGMLRKAQTFLQAFLEGHPEDVPARLLLARTLLHQGELGPGAAALREVLQTHPDMLMVHYNLGVVAYQSRQYDEAEEHLKYVVEHKPDVPDAYYSLGLTYMALKRYPEAIASLEKAVQVDPNHVGARFNLANACARAGRLQEAAKQQAAYAELSGRSRSQQEKEARVKASSQTAVQYLLDKKYPEALAEYQGLAVRFPDHAPIYDEIGQIFIRLGRREEAFEALKKATSLDPKLSRPHYLLAGLYLARGDQEASNRELTTFAALQTIPEEKLGY from the coding sequence ATGATCTTGATAGACACCGCCCACGCCCGCAGCATGGTCGTGGCTCTCCTGTGCGCCGTGAGCTCCGGCTGCGCTCGGGACGAACGCGGCACGGGACCCACCGCTCCGGGCGCGCATCCCTCCGAAACGCTGCAGTCACTCCTGAGCCGCGCGGAAACAGCGTTCCAGGACGGCGACTACGCCGAGGCAGTCGTGCCCTACGAACAGGCCGCTCGAATCGACCCGGATGAGTCGCGCATCACCGCCAGTCTGGGGATCTGTTACGTGAACCTCGGGATGCTCAGGAAGGCGCAGACCTTCCTGCAGGCATTTCTGGAGGGCCATCCCGAGGACGTGCCGGCGCGCTTGCTCCTGGCTCGGACACTCCTGCACCAGGGCGAGCTGGGCCCGGGGGCCGCGGCCCTCCGTGAAGTCCTGCAAACCCATCCCGACATGCTCATGGTCCACTACAACCTGGGCGTCGTCGCCTACCAGAGCCGGCAGTATGACGAGGCAGAGGAGCACCTCAAGTACGTCGTGGAGCATAAGCCGGATGTGCCGGACGCCTACTACAGCCTCGGCCTCACTTACATGGCCCTGAAGCGGTACCCGGAGGCAATCGCCTCCCTGGAAAAGGCCGTGCAGGTCGACCCGAATCACGTCGGCGCGCGCTTCAATCTCGCGAACGCCTGCGCCCGCGCTGGACGTCTGCAAGAAGCGGCGAAGCAGCAGGCGGCGTACGCCGAACTGAGCGGTCGCAGCAGGTCACAGCAGGAGAAAGAGGCCCGGGTCAAGGCGAGCAGCCAGACGGCCGTCCAGTACCTGCTCGACAAGAAGTATCCGGAAGCGCTGGCGGAATACCAGGGGCTCGCCGTCCGTTTTCCCGACCACGCACCGATCTACGACGAGATCGGCCAGATTTTCATCCGGCTCGGGAGGCGCGAGGAGGCTTTCGAGGCTCTGAAGAAGGCGACCAGTCTCGATCCGAAGCTGAGCCGGCCGCACTACCTCCTCGCCGGCCTCTACCTCGCGCGCGGCGACCAGGAGGCGTCCAACCGGGAGCTCACGACATTCGCCGCCCTGCAGACGATCCCCGAAGAGAAGTTGGGGTACTGA